The following are encoded in a window of Megalobrama amblycephala isolate DHTTF-2021 linkage group LG19, ASM1881202v1, whole genome shotgun sequence genomic DNA:
- the LOC125254856 gene encoding P2Y purinoceptor 2-like, with product MATFNNTGTINGSNQYRCVLNENFKYILLPVSYTLVFVVGLGLNITAMYVILFRTKHWKPSTIYMINLNVCDTLYILTLPFLIYYYADENDWPFGEPMCKLIRFLFYTNLYGSILFLSCISLHRFLGVCHPVRSLSWMNGRRARLVSAGIWTTMLIFQAPILYFSRMKDNGGIRVCYDTTSKELFNDFLVYSSVVMFLLFVLPFGVVLVCNGLMVRKLQEPGVGEGPMSQRFKQKSVKMIIIVLLAFMLCFLPFHMNRSIYYTFRYLDKQVSCSMLDYANIAYKVTRPLASLNSCIDPILYFMAGQGFRRSIKSKKAKARSENMKSPSTSL from the coding sequence ATGGCAACATTTAACAACACTGGCACAATCAATGGCAGCAATCAGTATCGCTGTGTTTTAAATGAGAACTTCAAGTACATTCTCCTCCCGGTGAGTTACACTCTGGTGTTTGTGGTCGGCCTGGGGTTGAACATCACCGCCATGTACGTCATCTTGTTTCGAACCAAACACTGGAAGCCCAGCACCATCTACATGATCAACCTCAACGTTTGTGACACTCTTTACATCCTCACCCTTCCGTTTCTGATCTACTATTACGCTGATGAGAACGACTGGCCGTTTGGCGAGCCGATGTGTAAACTGATTCGCTTTCTCTTCTACACGAACCTCTACGGAAGCATCCTCTTCCTCAGCTGCATCAGCCTACACCGATTTCTAGGTGTCTGCCATCCTGTGCGCTCTTTGTCTTGGATGAACGGCCGTCGTGCTCGTTTGGTCTCTGCGGGCATATGGACAACAATGCTGATCTTTCAGGCGCCTATCCTTTATTTCTCCAGGATGAAAGATAATGGTGGCATACGGGTTTGCTATGACACCACCAGCAAGGAGCTCTTCAATGACTTTCTGGTCTACAGCTCGGTGGTGATGTTCCTGCTCTTTGTCCTACCATTTGGGGTGGTGCTGGTCTGCAATGGGCTGATGGTGAGGAAACTTCAGGAACCCGGTGTTGGTGAAGGACCAATGTCACAACGCTTTAAGCAGAAGTCAGTGAAGATGATCATTATTGTGCTTCTGGCTTTTATGTTGTGCTTCTTGCCTTTCCACATGAACCGCAGTATATACTACACCTTCCGCTACCTGGACAAACAGGTGAGCTGCTCGATGCTGGACTACGCCAACATTGCCTACAAGGTCACGCGACCTCTGGCCAGCTTAAACAGCTGCATCGACCCCATCCTCTACTTCATGGCAGGACAGGGCTTCAGAAGAAGCATCAAGAGCAAGAAAGCTAAAGCAAGAtctgaaaatatgaaatcacCATCAACCTCTTTATAA
- the LOC125254821 gene encoding P2Y purinoceptor 2-like, translating into MATLNNTTVPTNHSDVYRCSLKENFKYILLPVSYTLVFVVGLGLNITAMYVILFRTKHWKPSTIYMINLNVCDTLYILTLPFLIYYYADENDWPFGEPMCKLIRFLFYTNLYGSILFLSCISIHRFFGICHPMRSLSMMDARRARLVSAGVWAIILIFQAPILYFSRTRHVHVHLEHQLHDEVEVCHDTTSKDHFNEFLVYSSVVMFLLFVLPFGVVLVCNGLMVRKLQEPGVGGGPISQHSKQKSVKMIIIVLLAFMLCFLPFHLNRSIYYIFRYLDQENCDALQLSNSAYKATRPLVSINSCIDPILYFMAGQSFRKSINKKPSMTADKCLSTLL; encoded by the coding sequence ATGGCAACGCTTAACAATACTACTGTACCAACCAATCATAGTGACGTGTATCGTtgttctttaaaagaaaacttCAAGTACATTCTCCTCCCGGTGAGTTACACTCTGGTGTTTGTGGTCGGCCTGGGGTTGAACATCACCGCCATGTACGTCATCTTGTTTCGAACCAAACACTGGAAGCCCAGCACCATCTACATGATCAACCTCAACGTTTGTGACACTCTTTACATCCTCACCCTTCCGTTTCTGATCTACTATTACGCTGATGAGAACGACTGGCCGTTTGGCGAGCCGATGTGTAAACTGATTCGCTTTCTCTTCTACACAAACCTCTACGGAAGCATCCTCTTCCTCAGCTGCATCAGCATACACCGATTTTTTGGTATCTGTCATCCGATGCGCTCTTTGTCCATGATGGATGCCCGTCGTGCTCGTTTGGTCTCTGCGGGAGTATGGGCGATCATACTCATCTTTCAAGCCCCGATCCTTTATTTCTCCAGGACGAGACATGTGCATGTGCATCTAGAGCATCAACTTCATGATGAAGTTGAGGTCTGTCACGACACCACCAGCAAGGATCACTTTAATGAATTTCTGGTCTACAGCTCGGTGGTGATGTTCCTGCTCTTTGTTCTACCATTTGGGGTGGTGCTGGTCTGCAATGGGCTGATGGTGAGGAAACTTCAGGAACCTGGTGTTGGTGGAGGACCAATATCACAACACTCCAAGCAGAAGTCAGTGAAGATGATCATTATTGTCCTTCTGGCTTTCATGTTGTGCTTCCTGCCCTTCCATCTGAACCGCTCTATATACTACATCTTCCGCTACCTGGACCAAGAGAACTGCGATGCACTTCAGCTCTCCAACAGCGCCTACAAAGCCACGCGACCTCTGGTCAGTATCAACAGCTGCATCGACCCCATCCTCTACTTCATGGCAGGGCAGAGCTTTAGAAAATCCATCAACAAGAAACCAAGCATGACAGCTGATAAATGCCTCTCAACCTTACTGTGA